From Sporosarcina sp. Te-1, the proteins below share one genomic window:
- a CDS encoding SAM-dependent methyltransferase, with product MEFEQLIDELAKRLSSGQLIRATASQPRLKSEGMAKVKLKPVEIKKELHIQFEYHYERILKHENVKICDIRSALQQLMEQFKQMQAEFVDENVHIQLSKKFKVSWKSEKTAERKVADLSHNRKKNYLLDESSPYPFLIRLGVQTAEGKVKKQKYDKFRQINRFIEFIDDALDHLPKDRPVRILDFGSGKSYLTFALYHYLHIEKGLDIRVTGLDLKKEVIEECNRIAQDLEYNQLEFLVGDINDYNEESAVDMVVTLHACDVATDMALARAVKWGAEVILSVPCCQHELFSQVVAPELDVMLQHGLIKERFSALATDSIRAELLTLVGYDAQLLEFIDLAHTPKNILIRAYRTNKTPAGADFRRYEAFRDMLHARPFLERELKEYGFLS from the coding sequence ATGGAATTTGAACAACTGATCGATGAACTGGCGAAACGGCTATCAAGCGGCCAATTAATCCGGGCAACGGCCAGCCAACCACGCTTAAAATCAGAGGGTATGGCCAAAGTGAAGCTCAAGCCGGTTGAAATAAAAAAAGAACTGCATATTCAATTCGAATATCATTATGAACGGATCCTCAAACATGAAAATGTGAAAATTTGCGATATCCGCTCTGCTCTTCAGCAGCTGATGGAACAATTCAAGCAGATGCAAGCGGAATTTGTAGACGAAAATGTACACATCCAGCTCTCCAAAAAATTCAAGGTCTCTTGGAAATCAGAAAAAACAGCGGAGCGCAAAGTGGCGGATCTTTCCCATAATCGAAAGAAAAATTACTTATTGGATGAATCATCCCCTTATCCGTTTCTGATCCGGTTAGGCGTGCAGACAGCAGAAGGAAAAGTAAAAAAACAGAAGTATGATAAATTCCGGCAAATCAATCGTTTTATCGAATTCATAGACGATGCGCTGGACCACTTGCCAAAAGACCGGCCTGTGCGCATACTAGATTTTGGATCTGGCAAGTCATATCTCACTTTCGCCCTGTATCATTACTTGCATATCGAAAAAGGGCTCGACATCCGTGTCACGGGGCTTGATCTAAAAAAAGAAGTCATCGAGGAATGCAATCGTATCGCCCAAGATCTCGAATACAACCAGCTAGAGTTCCTGGTAGGGGATATTAATGATTATAACGAGGAATCGGCAGTCGACATGGTCGTCACCTTGCATGCTTGTGACGTGGCAACGGATATGGCATTAGCCCGGGCAGTGAAATGGGGAGCCGAAGTCATTTTAAGCGTTCCATGCTGCCAGCATGAACTTTTTTCCCAAGTCGTCGCCCCCGAACTCGACGTCATGCTGCAGCACGGCTTGATTAAGGAGCGCTTTTCCGCTCTTGCGACTGATTCGATTCGGGCGGAGCTACTCACTCTTGTCGGCTACGATGCCCAATTGCTTGAGTTCATTGACTTGGCCCATACGCCAAAGAATATTCTGATCCGTGCCTATCGTACCAACAAGACACCTGCAGGCGCGGACTTCCGCCGATACGAGGCTTTCCGCGACATGCTTCATGCCAGACCGTTTCTCGAAAGAGAGTTAAAGGAGTATGGATTCCTCTCTTGA
- a CDS encoding nucleoside triphosphate pyrophosphohydrolase, whose protein sequence is MPTYNKLVRDLIPKIIQDAGQVCRTRILGEEEYIMELNKKMHEELAEYEAAENAEDAIEELADLLELIYAAASYHEITFKELDKIRAQKAEKRGGFEERLFLMDVEEE, encoded by the coding sequence ATGCCGACCTACAACAAACTTGTTCGCGACCTCATCCCTAAAATCATTCAGGACGCCGGCCAAGTATGCCGTACCCGAATCCTCGGTGAAGAGGAGTACATAATGGAACTGAACAAGAAAATGCACGAAGAACTGGCCGAATATGAAGCAGCCGAAAATGCCGAGGATGCCATCGAGGAATTGGCCGACTTACTCGAACTTATTTACGCAGCTGCTTCCTACCATGAGATCACATTTAAGGAACTTGATAAGATTCGGGCACAAAAAGCAGAGAAACGCGGCGGTTTTGAAGAGCGGCTGTTTTTGATGGATGTGGAGGAGGAATAA
- a CDS encoding integrase — protein sequence MRRPARQIQELVEQTIRDVEMDVAVKQEQTGVNMMYDFIQHEVLIDMGRIRKACGELPEPMSFETYIRTLTIHELGHAMDRDALLASLDRAVEIIKAKKQACAEKRNRELPFMEMLIEEHERDIVFEETAWSNAELLNRYYEVIDWQDFLKVKEHSLASYRTSYEKDLNVYQEMKVAQDSLAII from the coding sequence ATGAGAAGACCAGCTCGACAGATTCAGGAATTAGTGGAACAAACGATTCGAGATGTGGAAATGGATGTAGCGGTGAAGCAGGAGCAGACAGGAGTCAATATGATGTACGATTTTATCCAACATGAAGTCCTCATCGATATGGGACGCATTCGGAAGGCGTGCGGGGAACTCCCCGAGCCTATGTCTTTTGAAACGTATATCCGTACATTAACCATTCATGAACTCGGGCATGCTATGGACCGTGATGCCTTGCTTGCCTCGTTGGATCGGGCCGTGGAAATTATCAAAGCAAAGAAACAGGCTTGTGCTGAAAAACGGAATCGGGAACTGCCATTCATGGAAATGCTCATCGAGGAACATGAACGGGACATCGTCTTTGAAGAGACGGCTTGGTCGAATGCCGAGCTGTTGAACCGTTACTATGAAGTCATTGACTGGCAAGATTTCTTGAAGGTGAAGGAGCATAGCTTGGCTTCCTATCGGACGTCCTATGAAAAGGACTTGAACGTCTATCAGGAAATGAAAGTCGCACAGGATTCATTGGCCATCATATAA
- a CDS encoding tetratricopeptide repeat protein — protein MERGGELDVKQALGEAFRLFDAGELEESESLYRQCLDQARNKGDEQSALHGLGFVLAMKGKWSEALACYEELYSRATQDCNNIDQAIALHQIGMVHRMRGAYDLATEAFTQELAQRKVKLPEDHVGFSAVAYELGLLALTEKRIQEAFRYFEESLREGELAGCGICIGCAHRGLGQTYNETGELEQSRSHFMRSADAFEKGGDAPGAAEARSMAE, from the coding sequence ATGGAAAGGGGAGGGGAATTGGACGTCAAACAAGCGCTGGGGGAAGCGTTTCGACTTTTTGACGCAGGCGAGCTAGAGGAAAGCGAATCGTTATACCGGCAATGCCTTGACCAGGCAAGAAACAAAGGGGACGAACAGAGTGCCCTGCATGGACTTGGCTTTGTGTTGGCAATGAAGGGAAAATGGTCTGAGGCACTGGCTTGTTACGAGGAACTGTACAGCCGGGCGACACAAGACTGCAATAATATCGACCAAGCGATTGCGCTTCATCAGATCGGCATGGTGCATCGAATGCGTGGGGCATATGATCTTGCGACAGAGGCATTTACTCAAGAGCTTGCGCAACGCAAAGTAAAATTGCCGGAAGACCACGTTGGCTTTTCGGCTGTCGCTTATGAACTGGGACTCCTCGCGCTGACAGAAAAACGGATTCAAGAAGCATTCCGCTATTTTGAGGAGTCCTTGCGGGAAGGTGAACTTGCGGGTTGTGGCATATGTATCGGGTGTGCTCATCGTGGGCTTGGCCAAACATATAACGAAACAGGGGAATTGGAGCAATCACGCAGTCATTTCATGCGGAGCGCTGATGCATTCGAAAAGGGTGGCGATGCACCGGGCGCCGCCGAGGCAAGGAGTATGGCAGAGTGA
- a CDS encoding diphthine--ammonia ligase yields MKDLKMGNVPFVASWSGGKDSALAFYRAVEAGGEPKRMWTMFETDEERSKSHALPFTVVQAQAESIGVPFMTRGSDWNGYEAQFLDAMKECVDAGITTGVFGDIDLEDHLKWVQQTCAKVGMEAVHPLWMEPRRKLLEEFVRAGFEAYIVVVNTNMMPAEFIGREFTIELMEELEALGIDACGESGEFHTVVVDGPIFSKRVPIIFQQQHERDGYVFLEVQLEA; encoded by the coding sequence ATGAAGGATTTGAAAATGGGCAATGTACCTTTCGTCGCCTCTTGGAGCGGGGGGAAGGACTCAGCACTCGCCTTTTACCGAGCAGTGGAGGCTGGGGGCGAACCGAAACGGATGTGGACGATGTTTGAAACGGATGAAGAGCGTTCCAAATCACATGCCTTGCCGTTCACTGTAGTACAAGCACAAGCGGAGAGCATCGGGGTCCCGTTCATGACGCGGGGGTCTGACTGGAATGGGTATGAAGCACAGTTTCTCGATGCGATGAAAGAATGTGTCGACGCAGGCATCACGACCGGAGTATTTGGCGACATCGATTTAGAAGATCACTTGAAATGGGTCCAGCAAACTTGTGCAAAAGTCGGAATGGAGGCTGTGCATCCGTTATGGATGGAGCCGCGCCGCAAGTTGCTCGAGGAATTCGTTCGCGCGGGATTTGAAGCATATATTGTTGTAGTGAATACTAACATGATGCCGGCTGAGTTCATCGGGCGAGAATTTACGATTGAACTGATGGAGGAACTGGAGGCGCTCGGCATAGATGCATGTGGAGAGTCAGGTGAATTTCATACAGTAGTCGTCGATGGGCCGATATTCAGCAAGCGGGTGCCGATCATATTTCAACAGCAGCATGAGCGGGACGGCTATGTATTTCTGGAAGTACAACTGGAGGCATAA
- a CDS encoding RNA polymerase sigma factor — MTKEEKFKLVEDFIVEHQQAHYRLAYSYVKNKDNALDIVQESILKALRSVDRLEEVKYLKTWFYRIVVNTAIDFLRKNGRVSVMDDEILGTHLPASTDGKTDLDLRDAIEELPAVHKTIIILRFFEDLKIDEIAAITGDNVNTVKTRLYAALRKLRVEMGEEYNV, encoded by the coding sequence ATGACAAAAGAGGAAAAGTTCAAATTGGTAGAGGATTTCATTGTGGAACACCAACAGGCTCACTACCGACTTGCTTATAGTTATGTAAAAAACAAGGACAATGCACTTGATATCGTGCAAGAATCGATCCTGAAAGCTCTCCGCTCAGTGGACCGGCTGGAGGAAGTGAAATACCTAAAGACTTGGTTTTACCGGATCGTCGTCAATACAGCCATTGATTTCCTTCGTAAGAACGGACGGGTTTCTGTCATGGATGATGAAATCCTGGGAACGCATCTGCCAGCTTCCACGGATGGAAAGACCGACCTTGACTTGCGGGATGCGATTGAAGAGTTGCCTGCAGTGCACAAGACCATCATTATCTTACGCTTCTTTGAGGACTTGAAAATCGATGAGATAGCCGCTATTACCGGGGATAATGTAAATACGGTAAAGACCCGGCTGTATGCGGCGTTGCGGAAGTTGAGAGTGGAAATGGGAGAGGAGTACAACGTATGA
- a CDS encoding DUF3298 and DUF4163 domain-containing protein, translating to MSKFDELKKEYESVDIPEELAGVVKRSIREAKQKKSKRPVMRNWLIGTAAAAAIFVGSINVSPDLARAMAKVPVLGSLVEVLTVQQISFNEKTYDADVSTPGITGLGDKDLEAALNEKYMKENKELYEQFQKDIAELEKAGGGHMGMDVGYEVKTDNDRILSIARYEVNTVASSSTVMKYDTVDKVDNVLITLPSLFKNDQYIEAINTYIEGEMKRQMEADENVAYFTADDEYADGFESIKPDQSFYITDAGKLVISFDKYEVAPGYMGVVTFEIPTNVIQDNLVSDVYIH from the coding sequence ATGAGTAAATTTGACGAACTGAAAAAGGAATATGAATCTGTGGACATTCCTGAGGAGCTGGCGGGTGTGGTGAAGCGATCCATCCGTGAAGCGAAACAAAAGAAATCGAAACGGCCTGTCATGCGAAACTGGTTAATCGGCACGGCTGCGGCAGCCGCCATTTTCGTCGGAAGCATCAATGTCAGCCCCGATTTGGCTCGGGCGATGGCAAAGGTGCCCGTCCTTGGATCCCTTGTCGAGGTATTAACGGTCCAACAGATTTCATTCAATGAAAAAACATATGATGCGGACGTGTCCACCCCGGGGATCACTGGACTCGGTGACAAGGACTTGGAGGCGGCTTTGAACGAAAAATACATGAAGGAAAACAAAGAGCTATACGAGCAGTTCCAAAAAGACATTGCTGAGCTTGAGAAAGCGGGAGGCGGCCATATGGGTATGGACGTCGGCTATGAAGTGAAAACGGACAACGACCGAATTTTATCTATCGCGCGGTATGAGGTCAATACTGTCGCTTCTTCCTCCACCGTCATGAAATATGACACAGTGGATAAGGTCGACAATGTGTTAATTACCTTACCGAGCCTCTTTAAAAACGATCAGTATATCGAGGCAATCAACACGTACATCGAAGGCGAAATGAAACGGCAGATGGAAGCGGATGAAAACGTTGCCTATTTCACAGCAGACGATGAATACGCTGACGGCTTCGAGAGCATCAAACCCGATCAATCCTTCTATATTACCGATGCCGGCAAACTTGTCATCTCCTTCGATAAATATGAAGTGGCTCCCGGCTATATGGGTGTTGTAACATTTGAAATTCCGACGAACGTAATCCAGGACAACCTGGTGAGCGATGTGTATATTCATTAA